One Candidatus Kuenenbacteria bacterium HGW-Kuenenbacteria-1 genomic region harbors:
- the atpA gene encoding F0F1 ATP synthase subunit alpha: MDKDYIIQTLKKQIEKFESEISIEKTGIVLEVGDGIAKISGLSDVKMSEMIEFSDQIFGVVLNLEQDLVGVIILGEYKNIKEGDIAKSTGKILEIPVGNVLIGRIVNALGQSIDERGEIKTEKFYPVEKIAPGVITRKSVNIPLQTGIKAIDSMIPIGRGQRELIIGDRQTGKTALAIDTIINQKSVPEESRPICIYVAIGQKESKIAKIVAKLEEKGAMEYTIILTASASDPAALQFIAPYTGCAIGEYFMDQGKDVLIVYDDLSKHAWAYRQISLLLRRPPGREAYPGDVFYLHSRLLERACRLNEENGGGSLTALPIIETQGGDVSAYIPTNVISITDGQIYLESDLFYQGIRPAVNVGLSVSRVGSAAQTKAIKKIAGKLRLELAQFRELAAFAQFGQDLDEITKSRIERGKRLTEILKQGQFEPMPTEHQVAIIFAATQGLLDDVPVEKIKSFEEKFHEYLKLEQKELLDEIKEKKELTEEIDKKLKGALEEFKKRFDL; the protein is encoded by the coding sequence ATGGACAAAGATTATATTATTCAAACTCTAAAAAAACAAATAGAAAAATTTGAATCAGAAATTTCCATTGAAAAAACTGGGATTGTTTTAGAAGTAGGAGACGGAATTGCAAAAATTTCCGGACTTTCTGATGTAAAAATGAGCGAAATGATAGAATTTTCAGACCAAATTTTTGGCGTTGTTTTAAATTTAGAGCAAGATCTAGTTGGAGTCATTATTTTAGGAGAATATAAAAATATTAAAGAGGGTGATATTGCAAAATCAACAGGAAAAATTTTAGAAATTCCAGTTGGCAATGTTTTAATTGGCAGGATTGTAAATGCTTTGGGACAATCTATTGACGAACGAGGAGAAATTAAAACAGAAAAATTTTATCCTGTTGAAAAAATTGCCCCAGGAGTTATTACTAGAAAATCTGTAAATATTCCTTTGCAAACAGGAATAAAAGCAATTGATTCAATGATTCCTATTGGCCGAGGTCAAAGAGAATTAATTATTGGTGATCGACAAACAGGAAAAACAGCCTTAGCAATTGACACAATAATCAATCAAAAATCAGTACCAGAAGAATCAAGGCCAATTTGTATTTATGTGGCTATCGGCCAAAAAGAATCGAAAATTGCTAAAATTGTGGCAAAATTAGAAGAAAAAGGAGCAATGGAATATACAATTATTTTGACTGCTTCTGCTTCTGATCCAGCTGCCTTACAATTTATCGCTCCTTATACTGGTTGCGCAATAGGAGAATATTTTATGGACCAAGGAAAAGATGTTTTAATTGTTTATGATGATTTATCAAAACATGCTTGGGCATATCGACAAATTTCTTTATTGCTCCGCCGACCACCTGGCAGAGAAGCATATCCAGGAGATGTTTTTTATTTACATTCCAGACTTTTAGAACGCGCTTGTCGATTAAATGAAGAAAATGGCGGAGGATCTTTGACTGCTTTACCAATTATTGAAACGCAAGGAGGTGATGTTTCTGCTTATATTCCCACAAATGTTATTTCAATTACTGACGGCCAAATTTATTTAGAAAGCGATTTGTTTTATCAAGGAATTCGACCAGCGGTAAATGTGGGTCTTTCAGTATCTCGTGTAGGATCTGCGGCGCAAACCAAGGCGATAAAAAAAATTGCTGGAAAATTACGATTAGAATTGGCACAATTTAGAGAATTGGCTGCGTTTGCTCAATTTGGACAGGATTTAGACGAAATAACAAAAAGTCGCATTGAGCGAGGAAAACGTTTGACTGAAATTTTAAAACAAGGACAATTTGAGCCGATGCCTACTGAGCATCAAGTAGCGATAATTTTCGCTGCAACACAAGGACTTCTTGATGATGTACCTGTTGAAAAAATTAAAAGTTTTGAAGAAAAATTTCACGAATATTTAAAATTAGAGCAAAAAGAATTATTAGATGAAATTAAAGAAAAAAAAGAATTAACAGAGGAAATTGATAAAAAATTAAAAGGAGCGCTTGAAGAATTTAAAAAAAGATTTGATTTATAA